From a single Piliocolobus tephrosceles isolate RC106 chromosome 21, ASM277652v3, whole genome shotgun sequence genomic region:
- the VASP gene encoding vasodilator-stimulated phosphoprotein isoform X2 has translation MSETVICSSRATVMLYDDGNKRWLPAGTGPQAFSRVQIYHNPTANSFRVVGRKMQPDQQVVINCSIVRGVKYNQATPNFHQWRDARQVWGLNFGSKEDAAQFAAGMASALEALEGGGPPPPPAPPTWSVPNGPSPEEVEQQKRQQSGPSEHLERRVSNAGGPPAPPAGGPPPPPGPPPPPGPPPPPGLPSSGVPAAAHGAGGGPPPAPPLPAAQGPGGGGAGAPGLAAAIAGAKLRKVSKEEASGGPTAPKAESGRSGGGGLMEEMNAMLARRRKATQVGEKTPKDESANQEEPEARVPAQSESVRRPWEKNSTTLPRMKSSSSVTTSETHPCTPSSSDDSDLQRVKQELLEEVKKELQKVKEEIIEAFVQELRKRGSP, from the exons ATGAG CGAAACTGTCATCTGTTCCAGCCGGGCCACTGTGATGCTTTATGATGACGGCAACAAGCGATGGCTCCCTGCTGGCACAGGTCCCCAGGCCTTCAGCCGCGTCCAGATCTACCACAACCCCACGGCCAATTCCTTTCGCGTCGTAGGCCGGAAGATGCAGCCCGACCAGCAG GTGGTCATCAACTGTTCTATCGTCCGGGGCGTCAAGTATAATCAGGCCACCCCCAACTTCCATCAGTGGCGCGACGCCCGCCAGGTCTGGGGCCTCAACTTTGGCAGCAAGGAGGATGCGGCCCAGTTTGCCGCCGGCATGGCCAGTGCCCTAGAGGCGTTGGAAG GAGGTGggccccctccacccccagcacCTCCCACCTGGTCGGTCCCGAATGGTCCTTCCCCGGAGGAGGTGGAGCAGCAGAAAAG gCAGCAGTCCGGCCCATCGGAGCACCTAGAGCGCCGGGTCTCCAACGCAG GAGGCCCACCTGCTCCCCCAGCTGGGGGTCCACCCCCACCACCAGGACCTCCCCCTCCTCCAggtccccccccacccccaggtttGCCCTCCTCGGGGGTCCCAGCTGCAGCACATGGAGCAGGGGGAGGACCACCCCCTGCACCCCCTCTTCCGGCAGCACAGGGTCCTGGTGGTGGGGGAGCTGGGGCCCCAGGCCTGGCCGCAGCCATTGCTGGAGCCAAACTCAGGAAAGTCAGCAAG GAGGAGGCCTCAGGGGGGCCCACAGCTCCCAAAGCTGAGAGTGGTCGAAGCGGAGGTGGGGGACTCATGGAAGAGATGAACGCCATGCTGGCCCGGAG AAGGAAAGCCACACAGGTTGGGGAGAAAACCCCCAAGGATGAATCTGCTAAT CAGGAGGAGCCAGAGGCCAGAGTCCCGGCCCAGAGTG AATCTGTACGGAGACCCTGGGAGAAGAACAGCACAACCTTGCCAAG AATGAAGTCATCTTCTTCGGTGACCACTTCTGAGACCCACCCCTGCACGCCCAGCTCCAGCGATGACTCAGACCTACAGAGGGTGAAACAG GAGCTTCTGGAAGAGGTGAAGAAGGAATTGCagaaagtgaaagaggaaatcaTTGAAG CCTTTGTCCAGGAGCTGAGGAAGCGGGGTTCTCCCTGA
- the VASP gene encoding vasodilator-stimulated phosphoprotein isoform X3 yields MSETVICSSRATVMLYDDGNKRWLPAGTGPQAFSRVQIYHNPTANSFRVVGRKMQPDQQVVINCSIVRGVKYNQATPNFHQWRDARQVWGLNFGSKEDAAQFAAGMASALEALEGGGPPPPPAPPTWSVPNGPSPEEVEQQKRQQSGPSEHLERRVSNAGGPPAPPAGGPPPPPGPPPPPGPPPPPGLPSSGVPAAAHGAGGGPPPAPPLPAAQGPGGGGAGAPGLAAAIAGAKLRKVSKQEEASGGPTAPKAESGRSGGGGLMEEMNAMLARRRKATQVGEKTPKDESANEEPEARVPAQSESVRRPWEKNSTTLPRMKSSSSVTTSETHPCTPSSSDDSDLQRVKQELLEEVKKELQKVKEEIIEAFVQELRKRGSP; encoded by the exons ATGAG CGAAACTGTCATCTGTTCCAGCCGGGCCACTGTGATGCTTTATGATGACGGCAACAAGCGATGGCTCCCTGCTGGCACAGGTCCCCAGGCCTTCAGCCGCGTCCAGATCTACCACAACCCCACGGCCAATTCCTTTCGCGTCGTAGGCCGGAAGATGCAGCCCGACCAGCAG GTGGTCATCAACTGTTCTATCGTCCGGGGCGTCAAGTATAATCAGGCCACCCCCAACTTCCATCAGTGGCGCGACGCCCGCCAGGTCTGGGGCCTCAACTTTGGCAGCAAGGAGGATGCGGCCCAGTTTGCCGCCGGCATGGCCAGTGCCCTAGAGGCGTTGGAAG GAGGTGggccccctccacccccagcacCTCCCACCTGGTCGGTCCCGAATGGTCCTTCCCCGGAGGAGGTGGAGCAGCAGAAAAG gCAGCAGTCCGGCCCATCGGAGCACCTAGAGCGCCGGGTCTCCAACGCAG GAGGCCCACCTGCTCCCCCAGCTGGGGGTCCACCCCCACCACCAGGACCTCCCCCTCCTCCAggtccccccccacccccaggtttGCCCTCCTCGGGGGTCCCAGCTGCAGCACATGGAGCAGGGGGAGGACCACCCCCTGCACCCCCTCTTCCGGCAGCACAGGGTCCTGGTGGTGGGGGAGCTGGGGCCCCAGGCCTGGCCGCAGCCATTGCTGGAGCCAAACTCAGGAAAGTCAGCAAG CAGGAGGAGGCCTCAGGGGGGCCCACAGCTCCCAAAGCTGAGAGTGGTCGAAGCGGAGGTGGGGGACTCATGGAAGAGATGAACGCCATGCTGGCCCGGAG AAGGAAAGCCACACAGGTTGGGGAGAAAACCCCCAAGGATGAATCTGCTAAT GAGGAGCCAGAGGCCAGAGTCCCGGCCCAGAGTG AATCTGTACGGAGACCCTGGGAGAAGAACAGCACAACCTTGCCAAG AATGAAGTCATCTTCTTCGGTGACCACTTCTGAGACCCACCCCTGCACGCCCAGCTCCAGCGATGACTCAGACCTACAGAGGGTGAAACAG GAGCTTCTGGAAGAGGTGAAGAAGGAATTGCagaaagtgaaagaggaaatcaTTGAAG CCTTTGTCCAGGAGCTGAGGAAGCGGGGTTCTCCCTGA
- the VASP gene encoding vasodilator-stimulated phosphoprotein isoform X1 — translation MSETVICSSRATVMLYDDGNKRWLPAGTGPQAFSRVQIYHNPTANSFRVVGRKMQPDQQVVINCSIVRGVKYNQATPNFHQWRDARQVWGLNFGSKEDAAQFAAGMASALEALEGGGPPPPPAPPTWSVPNGPSPEEVEQQKRQQSGPSEHLERRVSNAGGPPAPPAGGPPPPPGPPPPPGPPPPPGLPSSGVPAAAHGAGGGPPPAPPLPAAQGPGGGGAGAPGLAAAIAGAKLRKVSKQEEASGGPTAPKAESGRSGGGGLMEEMNAMLARRRKATQVGEKTPKDESANQEEPEARVPAQSESVRRPWEKNSTTLPRMKSSSSVTTSETHPCTPSSSDDSDLQRVKQELLEEVKKELQKVKEEIIEAFVQELRKRGSP, via the exons ATGAG CGAAACTGTCATCTGTTCCAGCCGGGCCACTGTGATGCTTTATGATGACGGCAACAAGCGATGGCTCCCTGCTGGCACAGGTCCCCAGGCCTTCAGCCGCGTCCAGATCTACCACAACCCCACGGCCAATTCCTTTCGCGTCGTAGGCCGGAAGATGCAGCCCGACCAGCAG GTGGTCATCAACTGTTCTATCGTCCGGGGCGTCAAGTATAATCAGGCCACCCCCAACTTCCATCAGTGGCGCGACGCCCGCCAGGTCTGGGGCCTCAACTTTGGCAGCAAGGAGGATGCGGCCCAGTTTGCCGCCGGCATGGCCAGTGCCCTAGAGGCGTTGGAAG GAGGTGggccccctccacccccagcacCTCCCACCTGGTCGGTCCCGAATGGTCCTTCCCCGGAGGAGGTGGAGCAGCAGAAAAG gCAGCAGTCCGGCCCATCGGAGCACCTAGAGCGCCGGGTCTCCAACGCAG GAGGCCCACCTGCTCCCCCAGCTGGGGGTCCACCCCCACCACCAGGACCTCCCCCTCCTCCAggtccccccccacccccaggtttGCCCTCCTCGGGGGTCCCAGCTGCAGCACATGGAGCAGGGGGAGGACCACCCCCTGCACCCCCTCTTCCGGCAGCACAGGGTCCTGGTGGTGGGGGAGCTGGGGCCCCAGGCCTGGCCGCAGCCATTGCTGGAGCCAAACTCAGGAAAGTCAGCAAG CAGGAGGAGGCCTCAGGGGGGCCCACAGCTCCCAAAGCTGAGAGTGGTCGAAGCGGAGGTGGGGGACTCATGGAAGAGATGAACGCCATGCTGGCCCGGAG AAGGAAAGCCACACAGGTTGGGGAGAAAACCCCCAAGGATGAATCTGCTAAT CAGGAGGAGCCAGAGGCCAGAGTCCCGGCCCAGAGTG AATCTGTACGGAGACCCTGGGAGAAGAACAGCACAACCTTGCCAAG AATGAAGTCATCTTCTTCGGTGACCACTTCTGAGACCCACCCCTGCACGCCCAGCTCCAGCGATGACTCAGACCTACAGAGGGTGAAACAG GAGCTTCTGGAAGAGGTGAAGAAGGAATTGCagaaagtgaaagaggaaatcaTTGAAG CCTTTGTCCAGGAGCTGAGGAAGCGGGGTTCTCCCTGA